A genomic window from Halorubrum trapanicum includes:
- a CDS encoding Rieske 2Fe-2S domain-containing protein, whose amino-acid sequence MDEARRMAGVEEVPEESTLLATLRPVGPESVDEGEGDLGEGEDGGPEVEAILTRAAGEVRAFRNYCQHWTDVRLDKDDGAFVREGEVFCQTHGATFEADGGYCNFGPCEGAVLESVDVAVADDAVYLDDDAYEFVRLGPSDGKGDGSGSRIDFTGN is encoded by the coding sequence ATGGACGAGGCTCGCCGGATGGCCGGCGTCGAGGAGGTTCCCGAGGAGAGCACGCTGCTCGCGACGCTACGCCCGGTCGGACCCGAGTCGGTCGACGAGGGGGAGGGCGACCTCGGCGAGGGCGAGGACGGGGGCCCCGAGGTCGAGGCGATCCTCACCCGCGCCGCCGGCGAGGTGCGCGCGTTCCGGAACTACTGCCAACACTGGACGGACGTGCGCCTCGACAAGGACGACGGCGCGTTCGTGCGGGAGGGCGAGGTGTTCTGTCAGACGCACGGCGCGACGTTCGAGGCCGACGGCGGCTACTGCAACTTCGGCCCCTGCGAGGGCGCCGTCCTCGAATCGGTCGACGTCGCGGTCGCGGACGACGCGGTGTACCTCGACGACGACGCCTACGAGTTCGTCCGGCTCGGCCCCTCCGACGGAAAGGGCGACGGCAGCGGGTCGCGGATCGATTTCACCGGGAACTGA
- a CDS encoding YkgJ family cysteine cluster protein, with protein sequence MESLEAELAAARDLDVAELANAIESIGFECTRCGGCCTGYAPDEPGGAPEGAGKDEDAAEDDGAGGAESESGCHDGDDADREPHTATVFPDEVRRVADAAEEEFGEAYDWRDVARPMPFGLDADGEGGPSGETFEWALATDGCGDCTFYEESDGQGACTVHDARPLICRTYPFSVALEGTSQPMGEAVDEAGVVRAHECEGLGRDISRDDAEELAGALKERAVRELEEAIGVRDGYDPGARERAAGDVVVFDSEGPKEADGTPVREG encoded by the coding sequence ATGGAGTCGCTCGAAGCCGAACTCGCCGCGGCCCGCGACCTCGACGTCGCGGAGCTGGCGAACGCCATCGAGTCCATCGGCTTCGAGTGCACGCGCTGTGGCGGCTGCTGTACCGGCTACGCGCCCGACGAACCGGGCGGCGCGCCGGAGGGAGCGGGGAAAGATGAGGACGCGGCCGAGGACGACGGAGCGGGAGGCGCCGAGAGCGAGTCCGGCTGCCACGACGGCGACGACGCCGACCGCGAGCCCCACACCGCGACCGTCTTCCCGGACGAGGTCCGCCGCGTCGCCGACGCCGCCGAGGAGGAGTTCGGCGAGGCGTACGACTGGCGCGACGTGGCCCGGCCGATGCCGTTCGGCCTCGACGCGGACGGAGAGGGAGGACCGTCCGGCGAGACGTTCGAGTGGGCGCTCGCGACCGACGGCTGCGGCGACTGCACCTTCTACGAGGAGTCGGACGGCCAGGGTGCCTGTACGGTCCACGACGCGCGCCCGCTGATCTGCCGGACCTACCCGTTCAGCGTCGCCTTAGAGGGGACGAGCCAGCCGATGGGCGAGGCGGTCGACGAGGCGGGCGTCGTCCGCGCCCACGAGTGCGAGGGGCTCGGCCGCGACATCTCCCGCGACGACGCCGAGGAGTTGGCCGGCGCGCTGAAGGAGCGCGCGGTGCGCGAGCTGGAGGAGGCGATCGGCGTCCGCGACGGCTACGACCCCGGCGCGCGAGAGCGGGCCGCCGGCGACGTCGTCGTCTTCGACTCCGAGGGCCCGAAGGAGGCCGACGGGACCCCCGTCCGCGAAGGGTAG
- a CDS encoding anthranilate synthase component I family protein, giving the protein MRRTVHTDRERFRAVAASAPDGARVPVELRVAVDDPFDAYRRARDGPGGVFYETTGGQSGWGYFGVDPVEQLTVAGEAVVAGGAGDSPDERDDPPATGDYRRPSPSLAALEGVLDGERLARGDCEVPYPCGAFGWLSYDVARELEEFPPAAPEGPGAVDDRGLPRLRAALFDRIAAWECPTGADGAESGEEVILHVTACPRVPEGLDDPDEDRDALDALFDEGRTRAADLIDRIETGDPSAEAAPDPTAESATFESDVGREGYADAVRRVKGYVRDGDTFQANVSQRLTAPAAVHPVEAYDALRTVNPAPYSGLIEFGGSGETGTGETEADRPSGVDLVSASPELLLEREPTADPDRGARLVTEPIAGTRPRGDTEAADAGLEAELTGDEKERAEHAMLVDLERNDLGKVSRFGTVDVAEYRRVDRYSEVMHLVSLIEGEARPDVGLADAVAACFPGGTITGAPKPRTMEIIDELEPTRRGPYTGSMFAAGFDGRATLNIVIRTLVRHAAEYHLRVGAGIVHDSDPDAEYEETLAKARALVSAVDEALAAGGMAVEAGDESAAETAGDDPAEEAVER; this is encoded by the coding sequence ATGAGGCGAACGGTACACACCGACCGGGAGCGGTTCCGCGCGGTCGCGGCCTCAGCGCCGGACGGCGCGCGGGTCCCGGTCGAACTCCGGGTCGCCGTCGACGACCCCTTCGACGCGTACCGCCGGGCGCGCGACGGCCCCGGCGGCGTCTTCTACGAGACGACCGGCGGCCAGTCCGGGTGGGGGTACTTCGGCGTCGACCCGGTCGAGCAGCTGACGGTCGCCGGCGAGGCGGTCGTCGCGGGCGGTGCGGGCGATTCCCCCGACGAGCGCGACGACCCGCCGGCGACCGGCGACTACCGGCGGCCCTCCCCTTCGCTGGCGGCGCTGGAGGGCGTCCTCGACGGCGAGCGGCTGGCGCGCGGCGACTGCGAGGTGCCGTACCCGTGCGGCGCGTTCGGCTGGCTCTCCTACGACGTCGCCCGCGAACTGGAGGAGTTCCCGCCGGCGGCGCCCGAGGGGCCCGGCGCGGTCGACGACCGGGGGCTCCCGCGGCTCCGGGCCGCGCTGTTCGACCGGATCGCGGCGTGGGAGTGTCCGACCGGAGCGGACGGCGCCGAAAGCGGCGAGGAGGTCATCCTCCACGTGACAGCCTGCCCCCGCGTACCCGAGGGACTCGACGACCCCGACGAGGACCGCGACGCGCTCGACGCGCTGTTCGACGAGGGGCGGACGCGGGCCGCGGACCTGATAGACCGGATCGAGACCGGCGACCCGAGCGCCGAGGCCGCGCCCGACCCGACCGCCGAGAGCGCGACCTTCGAGAGCGACGTGGGGCGCGAGGGGTACGCCGACGCGGTCCGGCGGGTCAAGGGGTACGTCCGCGACGGCGACACGTTCCAGGCGAACGTCTCCCAGCGGCTCACCGCGCCGGCCGCGGTCCACCCGGTCGAGGCGTACGACGCCCTGCGGACGGTGAACCCCGCGCCGTACTCCGGGCTGATCGAGTTCGGCGGGAGCGGAGAGACCGGGACCGGCGAAACCGAAGCCGACCGGCCGAGCGGCGTCGACCTCGTGAGCGCGAGCCCGGAGCTCCTCCTGGAGCGCGAGCCGACCGCCGACCCCGACCGCGGCGCCCGCCTCGTCACGGAGCCCATCGCGGGGACGCGGCCGCGGGGAGACACGGAGGCGGCCGACGCCGGGCTGGAGGCCGAGCTGACCGGCGACGAGAAGGAGCGCGCCGAGCACGCGATGTTAGTCGACTTGGAGCGCAACGACCTCGGGAAGGTGTCGCGGTTCGGCACCGTCGACGTCGCGGAGTACCGCCGCGTCGACCGGTACAGCGAGGTGATGCACCTCGTGAGCCTGATCGAGGGCGAGGCGCGGCCGGACGTCGGCCTCGCGGACGCGGTCGCCGCCTGCTTCCCCGGCGGAACCATCACGGGCGCGCCGAAGCCGCGGACGATGGAGATCATCGACGAGCTGGAGCCGACGCGACGGGGGCCGTACACCGGGTCGATGTTCGCGGCCGGGTTCGACGGGCGCGCGACGCTGAACATCGTCATTCGGACGCTCGTCCGCCACGCCGCCGAGTACCACCTCCGCGTCGGGGCCGGGATCGTCCACGACTCCGACCCGGACGCCGAGTACGAGGAGACGCTCGCGAAGGCGCGCGCGCTCGTGAGCGCGGTCGACGAGGCGCTCGCCGCGGGCGGGATGGCGGTCGAGGCCGGGGACGAGTCCGCGGCGGAGACGGCCGGCGACGACCCCGCTGAGGAGGCGGTGGAGCGATGA
- a CDS encoding aminodeoxychorismate/anthranilate synthase component II, which translates to MTESAAETTKRGWRPGAGDSDARVLVVDNYDSFAYNLVQYVGEVAGAVTVRRNDAVDLAGIRALDPDGVVVSPGPGTPADAGISTAVFELDRPVFGVCLGHQALCASRGSPVGHAPEVVHGKPSTITHDGEGVFAGLPDRLRVGRYHSLCVEREDLPDELVETARTDEERGVVMGVRHREKPHVGVQFHPESILTPRGKRLVRNFVEVCETHE; encoded by the coding sequence ATGACCGAATCGGCGGCCGAGACGACGAAACGCGGCTGGCGCCCGGGCGCGGGCGACTCGGACGCGCGGGTCCTCGTCGTCGACAACTACGACTCGTTCGCGTACAACCTCGTCCAGTACGTCGGCGAGGTCGCCGGGGCGGTGACGGTGCGGCGCAACGACGCGGTCGACCTCGCGGGGATCCGCGCGCTCGACCCGGACGGCGTCGTCGTCTCGCCCGGACCGGGCACCCCGGCCGACGCCGGAATCTCGACCGCGGTCTTCGAGCTCGACCGCCCCGTGTTCGGCGTCTGCCTCGGCCATCAGGCGCTGTGCGCGAGCCGCGGGAGTCCCGTCGGCCACGCGCCGGAGGTCGTCCACGGGAAGCCCTCGACGATCACCCACGACGGCGAGGGGGTGTTCGCGGGGCTCCCCGACCGCCTGCGCGTCGGCCGGTACCACTCGCTGTGCGTCGAGCGCGAGGACCTCCCGGACGAGCTCGTCGAGACCGCGCGCACCGACGAGGAGCGCGGGGTCGTGATGGGTGTGCGCCACCGCGAGAAGCCGCACGTCGGCGTCCAGTTCCACCCGGAGAGCATCCTCACGCCGCGCGGGAAGCGACTGGTCCGGAACTTCGTGGAGGTGTGCGAAACGCATGAGTGA
- a CDS encoding dihydrodipicolinate synthase family protein produces the protein MTAPEFRHGAVSPPIVTPFDAGGDVDTDALADHVDALVEAGLDGIVPCGTTGEFASLTDEERWTVVETVVDAADGRVPVIAGAADTSVAGVRERLDAVDAAGADAALVTLPYYHNSTAPAGQRDFLDAVADDAPLPIYLYDIPSTVGEPIDPDVLAAVAERDSIVGLKDTSGDVSAVDTAVDRTPDEFTVFQGVDALLYPSASLGVDGGIHALSQVIPEVFVALGEAIRDGDDERALTLHRRAVRPLFARCGDHGFAPATKVAAAHRGFVPDPAVRPPLTLPDEAAREDIRADVDAALDVV, from the coding sequence ATGACAGCACCGGAGTTCCGACACGGCGCCGTTTCACCACCGATCGTCACCCCGTTCGACGCCGGCGGCGACGTCGACACCGACGCGCTCGCGGACCACGTCGACGCGCTCGTCGAGGCCGGGCTCGACGGGATCGTCCCCTGCGGGACCACGGGCGAGTTCGCCAGCCTCACCGACGAGGAGCGGTGGACCGTGGTCGAGACGGTCGTCGACGCGGCCGACGGGCGCGTGCCGGTGATCGCCGGCGCGGCGGACACCTCGGTCGCGGGGGTCCGCGAGCGCCTCGACGCCGTCGACGCGGCCGGCGCGGACGCGGCGCTGGTCACCCTCCCGTACTACCACAACTCGACGGCGCCGGCGGGACAGCGTGACTTCCTCGACGCGGTCGCCGACGACGCGCCGCTCCCGATCTACCTCTACGACATCCCCTCGACGGTCGGCGAGCCGATCGACCCCGACGTGCTCGCGGCCGTCGCCGAGCGCGACTCGATCGTCGGGCTGAAGGACACCAGCGGCGACGTCTCGGCGGTCGACACCGCCGTCGACCGGACCCCGGACGAGTTCACGGTCTTCCAGGGCGTCGACGCGCTGTTGTACCCGAGCGCGAGCCTCGGCGTCGACGGCGGGATCCACGCGCTCTCACAGGTGATCCCGGAGGTCTTCGTCGCGCTCGGCGAGGCGATCCGCGACGGCGACGACGAGCGCGCGCTGACCCTCCACCGCCGCGCGGTCAGGCCGCTGTTCGCCCGCTGCGGCGACCACGGCTTCGCGCCCGCGACGAAGGTCGCGGCCGCCCACCGCGGCTTCGTCCCGGATCCGGCCGTGCGCCCGCCGCTCACGCTCCCGGACGAGGCCGCCCGCGAGGACATTCGCGCCGACGTGGACGCGGCGCTGGACGTCGTCTGA
- a CDS encoding aminotransferase class IV, which translates to MSDDPLRYHVDGELVPAPEATVSVEDRGFAYGDAAFETMRAYGGDLFRWDAHADRLRDTCETLALDHGIGDAELKRRVDETLAANDLADAYVKLSITRGVQPGTLDPKPEVDPTVVAIAKPLPRGGVGSDPVHDGPAALQTTKTRKPADRAVPAAAKTHNYLNGILARLELRVTGADEALMLDPDGHVAEGATSNLFFVDGTALKTPSLDGPILPGVTRATVIEIAESEGIPVEEGTYAPDAVREADEVFLTNSTWEVRPVATVDGIAVDGDGEGTAGPLTTLISRLYDRRIEERHYDGERL; encoded by the coding sequence ATGAGTGACGACCCGCTGCGGTACCACGTCGACGGCGAACTCGTCCCCGCCCCGGAGGCGACCGTCTCGGTGGAGGACCGCGGGTTCGCCTACGGCGACGCCGCCTTCGAGACGATGCGCGCGTACGGCGGGGACCTCTTCCGGTGGGACGCGCACGCCGACCGGCTCCGGGACACCTGCGAGACGCTGGCGCTCGACCACGGGATCGGCGACGCGGAGCTGAAACGGCGGGTCGACGAGACGCTCGCCGCGAACGACCTCGCGGACGCGTACGTCAAGCTCTCGATCACCCGGGGCGTTCAGCCCGGCACGCTCGACCCGAAACCCGAGGTCGACCCGACCGTGGTCGCCATCGCGAAGCCGCTCCCGCGCGGCGGCGTCGGGAGCGACCCGGTCCACGACGGCCCGGCCGCGCTCCAGACGACGAAGACGCGCAAGCCCGCGGACCGCGCGGTCCCGGCCGCGGCGAAGACGCACAACTACCTCAACGGAATCCTCGCCCGGCTGGAGCTCCGGGTGACCGGCGCCGACGAGGCGCTCATGCTCGACCCGGACGGCCACGTCGCGGAGGGCGCCACCTCGAACCTCTTTTTCGTCGACGGGACGGCCCTCAAGACCCCGTCGCTCGACGGCCCGATACTCCCCGGAGTCACCAGAGCGACGGTGATCGAGATCGCGGAGTCGGAGGGGATCCCGGTCGAGGAGGGGACCTACGCGCCGGACGCCGTGCGCGAGGCCGACGAGGTCTTCCTCACGAACTCGACGTGGGAGGTCCGGCCCGTGGCGACCGTCGACGGCATCGCGGTCGACGGCGACGGGGAGGGGACCGCCGGCCCGCTCACGACGCTCATCTCGCGCCTCTACGACCGGCGGATCGAGGAGCGACACTACGACGGCGAGCGGCTGTGA
- a CDS encoding DUF5788 family protein, with amino-acid sequence MKEFERKQLLERVERESSTIGVDIPESIEIQGEAIDLRSFVFEIKRRDTVPPGERDRVERAKRNLRRERIDRLERIEENEVSYEEGERLAASIIGIDRALEALEGLDAPDPETEAKRQEAADRKRWMNFLKKALGRDDASGGGGRTRF; translated from the coding sequence GTGAAGGAGTTCGAGCGAAAACAGCTCTTGGAACGGGTCGAGCGGGAGTCCTCGACGATCGGCGTCGACATCCCCGAGTCGATCGAGATCCAGGGCGAGGCGATCGACCTGCGGTCGTTCGTCTTCGAGATCAAGCGCCGCGACACCGTTCCGCCCGGCGAGCGCGACCGCGTCGAGCGCGCGAAGCGGAACCTGCGGCGCGAGCGGATCGACCGGCTCGAACGCATCGAGGAGAACGAGGTGAGCTACGAGGAGGGCGAGCGGCTGGCGGCGTCGATCATCGGCATCGACCGCGCGCTGGAGGCGTTAGAGGGGCTCGACGCGCCCGACCCGGAGACGGAGGCGAAACGGCAGGAGGCCGCCGACCGGAAGCGCTGGATGAACTTCTTAAAGAAGGCGCTCGGCCGCGACGACGCGAGCGGGGGCGGCGGTCGCACGCGCTTCTGA